From Bombina bombina isolate aBomBom1 chromosome 1, aBomBom1.pri, whole genome shotgun sequence:
tgcccgtttggagaaccacttctgccggcttcgttgaggacatcttgccgcttggatgaagacttcaacaggtaagtgaatcttcatggggttagtgttagttttttttcttttctttttttttttttttttaaagtaaaaatttgTTTATTTACATTATGTCATTAACATTATTTCATGACAAGAtaggatttaaaataaaaaaaaaaatccttttcctTCCAAATATCACGGTAAGTTGTCTAGGGCTACAGATGGATAATTTTTTTAGGAAGTGCCATATGTCAACTTCTGATGAAACTGGATTTGACTTTCCTAATGATGGTGCAGACTGTACAATTGCTTTAGCTTCATCTTCACTGCAACAAAAAGGGCTCTCACTCACCAATACATTTTTACACTCTATATCACCTTGGTCTGACTTTTTATGAACCATAGCTTTCCATAATTCATGAGTGCTTTTGATTATTTCAACAGCAAACTTTTGGTCTTTAAATTCTCCATTAAATCCAAACTTGTTTTCTGGTTTCCCATCAGGAACTTTATAGGACTTCAGCCATTCTGTAGTAGCCTCAAGATAACCAGGTTTGTATTTTCTCACATCTTCAAGATCATTGAACTTTTCTGCCTCTGGATCAAGAGTATTTATTGCAATGATCTTCCAGTCCATTTCTCCTTCGTCTATAAGAGCCAAAACGCCAAGTGCTTTCACCCGAATAATGTCTCCTCTGGCGCATACCTTTGAACCAATTTCGCAGACATCAATTGGATCATTATCACCACAGTAGTTTGTATCTCTATCTTTGTGCTTGGGGTCTTCCCAGGTCTGTGGAAGTGCTCCGTAGTTCCATATGTATCCTTTGTGAGGGAAGATATTTGAAACATATCGAAGTTTTCCTTTCTTTATATCTTGTTTAATCGGATTTAAAGGCTCCTTTGTTGCAATCTCCATTTTAGCATTTGTCCAACGAGGTACTTCAACCACCATATTGAACACATTCTTGTCCCAATTAGTCTTTGATTTCTTTGCAGGCACATCAGTGTCCTCTTCAGCTTCTGCGTATAGAGAGATGTCATGAAATGGTGAAATGAATTTACCTTCTGCATTCTTGAAATATAGCCGATACTCTGCAGTGT
This genomic window contains:
- the LOC128638920 gene encoding inorganic pyrophosphatase-like, which translates into the protein MNMLWRYGSLGLLRAALTRDCGKVAGFSRKITMPRYSIEERGQPNTAEYRLYFKNAEGKFISPFHDISLYAEAEEDTDVPAKKSKTNWDKNVFNMVVEVPRWTNAKMEIATKEPLNPIKQDIKKGKLRYVSNIFPHKGYIWNYGALPQTWEDPKHKDRDTNYCGDNDPIDVCEIGSKVCARGDIIRVKALGVLALIDEGEMDWKIIAINTLDPEAEKFNDLEDVRKYKPGYLEATTEWLKSYKVPDGKPENKFGFNGEFKDQKFAVEIIKSTHELWKAMVHKKSDQGDIECKNVLVSESPFCCSEDEAKAIVQSAPSLGKSNPVSSEVDIWHFLKKLSICSPRQLTVIFGRKRIFFFILNPILS